From Candidatus Wallbacteria bacterium:
AGAGTCGGTTGTGATCACGTATTTGGCTGCCGCCTTTGCAACCCAATTGTTTTCCTGCATGATCCTCGACACTCTACCTCTGCTGACGCGCCAGCCATTTTTCTTTAATTCCTCAGTGACTCTTGGGCTGCCATAGGTTTCCCAGCTTTCAAAGAAAATATCCTTGATCGCTGCTGTCAACTTGATGGTTTCTATTTCACGTTTACCCAGTGGGTGCTTTTTCCGGTAATAATAAGCGCTGGCCGATATGCCGAGTATTTCGGCCACCTTCTCAATTGCGTATTCACCGCGGTTTTCATCGATTATCATGCATTTCATTTCTGCGGTTTTGAGAAGATGGCCACAACTTTTTTTAACACGTCTCGCTCCATTTTCACTAGGGTCAGCTCTTTTTCAAGCTCTTTGATCTTGATTTCTTCCGGTGTTTTTCCACCAGCCAGGTAGAGCTTTTCTGCTTTGTCCATGAACTCGTGCTTCCAGCCGGACAGCGTGGTCTGATGAATTCCAAGATCTCTTGCAACTTCCGCCTGATTGCCTCTTTCAACACTCAGCTTGAGTGCCTGCAATTTGAATTCCTTGTCATAAATCTTTCGGGGTTTCTTAGCCATAAATTTTCCTCCGTCTTTTACATGTACCCTACGCTAACGGAGTCTCCAAATTTTTCAGGCAAGATCATCTTCTGAAACGCGATATTCAATGGCAGTAAATCTATTTCCAAGTTCTGCAG
This genomic window contains:
- a CDS encoding transposase, coding for MAKKPRKIYDKEFKLQALKLSVERGNQAEVARDLGIHQTTLSGWKHEFMDKAEKLYLAGGKTPEEIKIKELEKELTLVKMERDVLKKVVAIFSKPQK